The following nucleotide sequence is from Pectinophora gossypiella chromosome 17, ilPecGoss1.1, whole genome shotgun sequence.
tccggaaccatcaagtttcatttcaatgggaaatcgttagttcgggtttggaattcggatagTTACTACGTCCTGTataattctaatacattttcttttaataaatccTTTTAgcgtaataaaattgttttttaaaaagcatcacctgacccaccccgtaatagtggtgtcagaagtgggatggatggatagggagatcgggccttaaaccaccacgcgggcccagtgcggattggtggttattaacgactgctaatgcagccgggaccaacggcttaacgtgccttccgaagcacggaggaactcgagatgaaaactttttttgtggtcacccatcctatgaccggcctttgcgaaagttgcttaacttcaacaattgcagaccgagcgcgtttaccgctgcgccaccgagcaccaTTTATTGTATTAAATTGTTGCCGTCCTTTATTTACAATACATGCAAGAAAGAGGTGCAGCTAGTTTTGGTCCTGTcttattaagttaaaattaagttggtggtttcCCGAATCGACACCAATGTGTTTTAAAACAAAAGGCCCCTTGGACAACCTAGTTAAATGAGACACTTTgtacgaaacatcaaaacgaatGTTCTCTTtggagtatgaaaatactgtcctgtgacgtcatcaatagaagCGCTCTAACGTCGTACTTCAAtttctaaataaaattcgaaaataagtcgaagtTAAATGGGCTGAGTTTTTGATCATGTttgattggcttctatttctagattagcatttatttattatcattgtttttaaatttatctttgtTAAATACCGTATTAAAACAATTCTCGAattttttgtcattttgtaTGTTTCAGCATCCATACATAGACCAAATATTAGCAATACACAGTTTAGAAACAGGCGCTTACGTAGTGAGAAGGATACATGAGAATGGAACAATCAGGGACATGTTATATGGGACGGAATATACCAAAAACCACCTAGCCAAGTACGGGAACCCTAAAGTGAGGAAACCATTCACAACGGGGCAATTAGCTCATTATGGATACCAGATTCTGGAAGCTTTGAAGTTTCTGCATGACAAAGGAATACCACatggtaagtttttttttttaatgtttattatattttataatttcgcGGCgcggatgtgctgccgccaaagaatgttttcggggtaccgaacagaacatagtaccccgctagccacgaGTCGATAGTGTGACTGGGGATCGACGATCCATTTGAGtcgtgttggaagttgtatacaggctgctagtgacatcgtaacaaatactaaggggggtgattcagaccatggttctgagttaatataaagtggaattttctgtcgcaaaattcatgtttttttttagtttttttaattattttgagttctatacttttgcgatcgaaaattgcacttgatagagctgaatcatctcccccagtattcgttacgatgtcactaacacctgtatatgcGTCACGCTGTATAAAACTTCggtatcgcgtttcacgactgcttcaaaactgcattattgaatgtggcgccatctgttgcatgtggacgGAACTAGCtcgccaactagttgggtctgcCACAATAACATAACTAGTCTGTCAATATATGTCTCACAACTGGGTACATAACTCCCAATAAGGAgggaatatggagcatacttcaccacgctgttccactgcaggttggtgaagAAGAATTcctcctaacgaaactagggaccacaaagtaatttttgtgatatttctccactgggaatcgaacccaggacctccggatcgtgagctcaacgctcaaccaaccactggaccacggaggtgttACTGTTACTATGTTACTGACATACTTACACTTTTTGAccttttaaacttaaaaaaagatGGTCCCTGTTCATGCAGGTCACATTCACCCGGGTAACGTAGCAATAGAAGGCCAGAAGGTACAGTTGCTGGATGTGGAGAACTTCCTGATGGGAGTGCCGTCGGTGTACCGGCAGCACCTCCTCGAGCTGCGGAAGACCACGGCGGCAGAGGCCGTGGACGTGTACTGCTTCGGACGGACGATCTATGAGATGACCTTCGGCGCTCCCCTCGACCATATCAGTCGGGATATCTACCCTGAAGGACTTAATGAGGGATTAGGTAAGTGAAATAGTTATGGATTTGGTAGCATTAGGGTTGGtatataccccgtaggtctcgACCCTAACAAACGTAAAAAAACCTACTTTAATTGAAAGAATCAAACGTAAACCTTTGAAGTGTTatgtatgtgtcgtggccagatcttggtattgatcatttcatgatgagCTCGATGTTGACGTTTCAACAAtctggtcaacttaagttggctattgcattaaatatgaccatttcatgaaatgttcTTTAACGGCGAGGGGGTGCTGCCGcgaaaggatgttttcggggtaccgaactgagcatagtaccctgCTAGCCACATGTTGGTagagtgactagggatcgacgatccaacggtgttatgttggaagttgtatatatgcgtcttgctgtgtaaacttcgatatcgcgtttcacgactgcttgaagactgctgTTCGGAGATGTGAGGTTCAGTAAAACAGCAGGAACTCTTCTTTAcactttttaattgattttaataaaaaaccgGAGATGTGACGAAAATCGACAGATGAGAGACTGGGAGAAAATATAAGTGATGTGTCACATAAAAAACTAGTTAAAAAAGATAGGTATGTATAGGTACCCACGTAATACTGAACATACCCCCGGGCGTTGAAAGCTCTAGCTTTCAACCAACTTAACTATCAACGGGTAACACGCAAATCTTGTTGTGCGCTCGTCGAACGACTCCACCGGCAGTCTTCACGTCAGCAACTCTACTGACTCCATCCTGACCTGggtgcattattgaatgtggcgccatctgttgcatgtgggcggaactagctggccaactagttctGGATCTATTTAGCTGGATCAATTtcaagatctggccacgacatatacacctAACTAGATCAGTTATCAATGATCATCGATCTCTGTACTGACAAAACAACACTCTCATTacacaaatacaaacaaaatacatTTCTATCTTCAGAAGCAATTCTCCGACTGTGTCTATCATCGTCGGCGTGTAAGCACGGCGTGGCGTCGTTAGACTCGCTACTCTACCACCCGTTCTTCACGAGGAGTGTGCTCAGTATCGGAGGCACAATGAGAGAGGACCACTTCACGCACCTTAAGTTCCCTCTCAACTGGAAGGAGGAACTCCGCGCCGCGGTCACGGCTTACGAGACACGGTTGAAGAACGAACAGAAACTGGTAAGAAAGAATACAAGAGAAAAGTCAGTCTGTCAGTTTGTTAAGGGCAGTATATACTTAGTCTCAGATAGACctaattaacagttgtcaatcatccgtccctttccttttcagcgaataagaaaataacaggtataacttaaaattagatggtttgtacaggaatcagcaccattgacaGATTTAGTTATGTtgatagttttatattttgtcatttatttttacgtaatGTTTGCATGTTGCTTCAAGGTGCGAAGTACAAAGAGGGAGGTGCGTATACAGGAAATACTCAGCTCTGAAGAGGAGTTACGGAAGCAGAAACGAAGAGCGGTAAGAGAATTAATCACCTAGCTTTATCCCTTTTTGAacatttgacaggcccggttttttattacttaccatCCAACGATGAAGGGAATAccgaatacaggttaagtcatatACCTCCTAGTGGGTTTCCGCACCACTTCGAGCGTGAGAACTACATACCTATACCtgcaccgtaagcgtgcgactctttctcgcctcgacatacgtcacccgtcactctctcacagtactgcacagaaagagacagacgatct
It contains:
- the LOC126374176 gene encoding PX domain-containing protein kinase-like protein isoform X3, with product MAIFEKTSQTTLVLDDTEKLICTVVNAQNINKHTEYILRVQRGPNKENKWNVSRRYRDFAALHSSLHQANIELPLPPKKLIGNMQPSFIAERQIALQNYINEVLNHQALALSLQVRSFLDPINYSLSIAEQALQTVSIALRGEGRFELKGPLADIGWRIRKHYFLHPYIDQILAIHSLETGAYVVRRIHENGTIRDMLYGTEYTKNHLAKYGNPKVRKPFTTGQLAHYGYQILEALKFLHDKGIPHGHIHPGNVAIEGQKVQLLDVENFLMGVPSVYRQHLLELRKTTAAEAVDVYCFGRTIYEMTFGAPLDHISRDIYPEGLNEGLEAILRLCLSSSACKHGVASLDSLLYHPFFTRSVLSIGGTMREDHFTHLKFPLNWKEELRAAVTAYETRLKNEQKLVRSTKREVRIQEILSSEEELRKQKRRAKKRESVWKSTSSLGDAAPSHSASTASSPTPPVALTCISAAETNGNGSATPAAASPDARSALLGAICSFDKTRLARTDSRYNEHL